One genomic window of Mercenaria mercenaria strain notata chromosome 2, MADL_Memer_1, whole genome shotgun sequence includes the following:
- the LOC123564362 gene encoding serine/threonine-protein kinase SBK1-like, with amino-acid sequence MSMPKSPRSSTSDNLLQLNLKDHYEVLRDLGRGTYGKVVLAKCMETGTNVALKVLPKSSTKLREFQREFQYSYFLSPHSNIVDSYNVAFETRSSYVFAQEYAPVGDLFDAIPPQVGMKERDVKLVVKQIASALEFMHSKQLVHRDIKPENVLIFEADFNKVKLMDFGMTRKDGNVIRKTNGSIPYTPPEICEAVRNENITVSSSGDVWAFGVLLFCMLTGNFPWENADIGDIYFSEFVTWQRRKTSKIPSQWKRFTPKFLRYFRKVLDIKPERRCDVKEIMKYLNDNWLLPCRNSDDSTEEDEDECASGSDQADNLALILQNHGIDTKVDKHLRDVRISEWLLSL; translated from the coding sequence ATGAGCATGCCTAAGTCACCTCGTTCAAGTACTTCAGATAACCTTCTTCAACTCAATCTCAAAGACCACTACGAGGTTCTACGAGACCTTGGTAGAGGCACTTACGGGAAAGTAGTTCTTGCGAAATGTATGGAGACGGGAACAAATGTCGCCTTAAAGGTGTTGCCAAAAAGCTCCACTAAGCTACGAGAGTTTCAGCGGGAGTTTCAGTATAGTTATTTTTTGTCTCCGCACAGTAACATTGTAGACTCGTACAATGTGGCCTTTGAAACTAGAAGTTCGTATGTTTTCGCGCAGGAATACGCTCCAGTTGGGGATTTGTTCGATGCCATTCCACCACAAGTCGGTATGAAAGAAAGAGATGTTAAACTGGTTGTGAAACAAATAGCATCAGCTCTGGAGTTTATGCACAGTAAGCAACTCGTGCACCGTGATATTAAACCAGAGAATGTGTTAATTTTCGAAGCAGACTTTAATAAAGTAAAACTCATGGACTTCGGAATGACGCGGAAAGACGGCAATGTGATAAGAAAAACTAACGGAAGCATTCCATATACCCCTCCAGAGATATGTGAAGCCGTCCGGAATGAAAATATAACTGTGTCATCAAGTGGGGACGTATGGGCATTTGGAGTGCTTTTGTTTTGCATGCTCACGGGCAATTTTCCTTGGGAAAATGCGGACATTGGTGATATATACTTCAGTGAATTTGTAACTTGGCAACGTAGAAAAACCTCAAAAATACCGTCACAATGGAAACGCTTCACACCAAAATTTCTGCGATATTTCAGAAAAGTTTTAGACATTAAACCAGAGAGACGGTGTGATGTGAAAGAAATAATGAAGTATCTCAATGACAATTGGTTGCTGCCATGTCGCAACTCGGACGACTCAACGGAAGAGGATGAGGATGAATGCGCATCCGGAAGTGACCAAGCGGATAACTTGGCTCTTATCCTTCAAAATCATGGTATTGACACTAAAGTAGACAAACATTTACGAGACGTACGAATATCAGAGTGGTTATTATCTCTGTGA